Below is a genomic region from Cygnus atratus isolate AKBS03 ecotype Queensland, Australia chromosome 19, CAtr_DNAZoo_HiC_assembly, whole genome shotgun sequence.
CAGGAGCAGCTCCACATCTCCAGAGCAAGGGCCCTGACTGCCCCCACGCCTTCCTCACCTCCTGGAACTCATTCAGGAAAGAGTGCTCGTATTCGCCCCTGCATCTCTGCTCCATCCTCTCCTCGATCATCCTGTGCAAGATGGTTGTGACAGCATCGGCGCTCACTCTCTCCAGCAAATTCAGCCGGCGGCTGCAGACACAGACAGAGACCTGTTTCAGAGTGACCAAAAGCAAAAGtacaagcaaataaagaaaatctaacTAACTGAAGGCACCGACCTCCCTGCGTGGTCCATGGATGCAGGAACAGCTCTTAATTTAGATGCTCTGAGAGCCTGCACAGATGCACTACATATATGATAGATGAAACTACTGCTATCCCATCTTATTCAGAAGCATTATTTTCTAGCTatcaaaagctttttcatttagAGAAGTTTGCTTCTTTGGGACAGAAGGCCTTAGAAAAAGACAGTGATATTCCCACAGCCAGTAAAAAGAACTTCAGTCTAAAGATCTGCTCCAGTTCAGCCACCAGCTAGCCAGCAGCCACAGAAACTGTGTGTGAAGTTTCCTAGGCAGTACTATGTCACTGCCTGCGTAACCCCATGCACAACTCCTCCAGTTCTCAGACACAACaagacctgctgctgccaccctccCTGGACTATCTGCTTGTTCTGTGAGACACCACCACCCCATAACGTACGTACAGAATGTCATTGAGCTGCTGAAACTGCTCCATGGCTTTGGGACACCAGCACTGCTCCCTCTTACTGCCGCAGCCTGCGCACACCTGGCTCTCCCCTCCGCCCTCCTCCGTATCACTCTCTTGCTCGTTCTCACTCATGCTGCTCTCACACTCGTTcattccttcttctcctttcttccactgCCGCATGTATATCCGGAAAGTGCGGCTATAGAACTGCTGGATCATTTCTTGGAAGGACTTTGtggtggagaagaaaaggatagCTTTGAACATGGTGTAGACCTTCTCTTGCAGCATCTGAGcgcctgtccccagcagcaaGCCCGCCTTGGTCCATCTCTCCAGGAGCTCCAGGCTGTTTAGGTAGGGGTCCAGGCGGCACTTGAGAAGACAAAACGCGTCCAGAAGGAGCGAGGAGCACTGAGGCTCCTCCGCAGTGTTTTCATACTGGCCAATGCAGTTCCAGAACTCAGGAGCTATATTTGCCTGAAGGTCCGTCTGCAACACCTCGATGAACCACTCTTCCACGATCGAGTGCAGGTCGTAACAGCGCAGCACCTCCAGGGCAGCCTGCAGGTCGGCATCCTTCAGCGGCCCCACAGGATCAGACCTTGGTGCTGCCTggaaagcagaagggacagCACGTCAAGCACACTTCTGTAGGTAGATCTGTGGCAGAAGAGACTGCTTGGCCCTGAGGAGTGGAGACCAAATGCACGCAGGCTCTGCTGAACAGCACCAGGCCAGGGTCTCGGACCACTGCTGGAAGCCAACCATCCACCTCAGAGGCCCAATTCCCAAACGCCACCCACCGCAGTCCCCGTcggtggctgctgcaggaggcacaggCTGGTGCCGTGTGCCACCCCAAAACACAAGGCCCTggaacaaaaccccaaaattgTCTTCTGCAGGGAGCAATcaggcagagagctgcagcaccGAGGGAGGAAGCAGCGGTCTTTTTGGCCGCTTTTCCACCACACAGCTCGTCACAGAGGGCGTTTGGGCCATGGCACCTCATCACGGAGGGCTTTGGGGCCACGTCGAGAGGGTGAACAGAAAACCAGACCCGAAAGttgaggggccggggccggacCCCGGGACCCCCTCAGGCACCACGGCTCCTCCGGGTCCCCCCCGGCCCCAAGACGAGGGCGGCTGCGGCGCCCTCCCCCGCGGCCGCCGCGAGCCCTCGAcaccccccggccgcccccggccgccccccgctcACCAGCCCCAGGGCCGCGGGCGGCACCAGGGCGGTGCTGAGCTGGTGCCAGGCCGCCGAGAGCTCCTCGCCCGCCGGCGGCTCCATGCGGGCAGCGCCGCAGGAAGaggcggagcgcggcggggccgttggcagggccgtgccgggccgggaGCCGCGATGGGCGAGCAGGGAGCGGCGCTGCAGGGCTACAACGCGGCGCTGCTGGAgggtgagcggggccgggcgggtgAGCGggaccgggccgggccgggccgggtgCTGACGGGCctggccgggccgggccgtgccgggcagGGCTGGCGGAGCTGCGAGCCCGGCGGGAGGAGCTGAACGGGCGGATccgggaggaggaggcggagcGCGGCCGGCTGCAGGCCCGGCTCGGGGCGCTGAGCCAGCGGCTGGCCCGCACCAACGAGAGCCTGGCCGGGCACCTGGCCGCACGCAGCGACCTGGACAGGAGCATCGCCGAAACGGAGGCGGCCTACGGCAAGGTACCGGGCCCGACACCCTGCCCGAGGGAGTaaaggggatttggggtggtCTGGGGGCTCTGCTAGGCTGCCCCCGGCTGAGCAGGGGCGGGGGAAGCCACAGCACGCTGtgaaaatagaggaaaatgGTCCCTGGGCCCCCAAACCCTGACAAAAGGCCCCCTCACCAACACTGTCGTCcgaggagaggggaaaggaaaaggaggaaagcagacaCGGCCAGAAGACCAGGAATCCAAGCAGGTAACAACAAACTGTTGGCCCCGCTCTTGCTGGCCTACGCTCTTTTTGCTTCACTTTCATATAACCTcatcttctgtctttctgtgagGCAGCATCTGCCATATCGTCATTGAAAGAGCAGGAATGTCAGAGCAGTaagggggcaggaggcaggcgAACAGCACAAGGGCTGACCATCGCTGTCATTTCTGTTGTGGGATGGCTCAGTCCCTTCACCTTTCCTGGATTTGTAACCTCTGTTGGGCAGGGACTGCTTCATTCCGCTGACAGGACAACAGCTGAGTTcgcttttaaaataaaactccaatcagcttttgaaaaaagtaaaagaatctTTCCAGGTAGTTGCCTAAACTTTCCTTTACCccattttttttgaatgcaaCAACTGCTCTAAGTGTTGAATCCTCTTATCTCCTCAGGCCAGTACCTTCTGGCCAGCcttcctggcagcagctgtttttcagatgaAGCTGGAGCTGACTTCTCTGCCTGCTTCAAGACCTGATGGTTTAGGGTGAAAGGGAGAACTCACATAGAAAATGTAACAGCTCAGAAATTTTGTTGCAAAGCTACACAAACAACAGCACAGGTTCTAAAAGAAACCTTCCCTGAGATACAAATCACAACCCCCTATTCTACAAACGAATTCATGTTTATTGAAATTAGAAGACAAAGTCACAGTAGGTAAAAAGCCAAGGTGGTTAGGAGAGGAAACGCAGACATCCTGCAAATAGAAACAAGTAACAAAGTTCCTTTCCTGTGGATTTCCATCTCTTGTCTGTAATCATACTCCTTGCCTTTCCCCAGCCCATGAGTCGCAGGACTCCGTCCCCATCCACCGCATTCTTCCATGGACACAGACGACAAAATCCCAACTTCTACTGGCGTCTCGGCCTGCGGGACACTTGCCTTCATCTCTTCTCTGACCACTTAATGATTTCCACAAGTTCACAGGAGTGTAAAAATGATCTTTGGGACTACAACCCTGCTATAACATTTTGTTACAGTTGTCCACCGTGTTAAAACTTTACAACGGGGAGATGGACAGGCAACAAGATTTTCTAAGCCTAGCATAGCCTTGTATCCTAACGCACCACAAGTGCGAGTGCtaaattatataaaacataagctaaaaacagaagaaaatgaataaaagtagAAAGAATTAGTCTGACTTAAGGTCATTGTGGAGTTGAGTAACATCTTGAAGCAAGAAACCTAAAGTGTGCAGTTTTAGTAGTAGAAGACAGTTGAAACGGTGTCTGAGTACAATTCTAATACTGATCTAAAAAGCCCAAGTATCAGCATCTCTTAAAAACTAAAGTTTAGTCCACAGCCTGCTACAGCAGGAAGTTCTCTGTCCCGTGTTCGAAGACAGATAAATTGCTTAAGTTATTTCTTATTCAAAAAATGGGCATAAACCAGGGAAATTCCTCCACGGATATTCCTGCAGTGAGATAGAATACCTAATTCTCAGCGGTGTATCATCCTAAGGGATGGAGAGTCCCTCTTGCTCCAAGGTAGATCAGGTGAATTCAGAGAGAACTGTTTAGTTGATgtaaaaaaataagctgtttttatttccttccttcccagatTCTGGAGAGTTCTCAGACATTGCTAGATGTCCTGAAGGGAGAAATTGGGAGTGCTAGTAAAGCCAGTGAGCCGAAAagcacttcaaaacaaaaagaaaaacgaaCAAGTGGACAAAAGCATTCCTAAACTTGTTCTTCAGCCTGGCAAAGCCTGTTGGGCTGGGACAGCTGCTGTTCTGGTACAAGGATGCCACATTTAATAAAAGTCTTTGTTTGCAGGAGTAcgttttcctttcaaatgcaCTTTGGTATTAGTTAGAGGACTGCTAAAGGTAATCCCCTCATGCTAGGGATCAGGGTAGGTATCCTACAAAAATACCCTTTCTTTCGGGCACAGTGATACCAAAGCATATCAGAGGAGGTGACACATGAGCTAATGCTCCTGCCCTGAGCCAGCCTTCAGCTTGCTTTGCCAAGAACAAGCTAAGCATTCGTCTGGTACAGACAGGGATTAGCACGCAAAGCCGGGAAGTGCAAAGGCAGCACTCAGCGAGGTGCGAGTCACAGCCACAAGGCAGAGCGGGCAAactgggagagggaagagagaggtcAGCAGTACACCAGAGCACCATGGGCCCCTTTTGAGATGCACGCTGCACTCTCAGGCCTCCACCGAGCCCGTCCTAAGTAGAGAAGGTGCAGGCACAGAGCTCATTCACTGAGATCAGCACGCAGAGTACCAGAGCAGCATTTCAGtcagctgaagtcagtgaagcAACCTGAAGGATATTGTTCACTTTGTTGATCCACAGCAGAATGAAGCCAGGACTAGTTCAAACAGCTTGTCCCTAACTTAAACTGCAAGCAGCTTTTGCTTCACCACTTGCAGTTTTGTTAGGCTGCAACTCTAGAGACGGGGCTGCTATAAGGCCATGGCCTGAGCTTTCTGCAGTAAAAGATGCTCACTGGGACCTTTTCTACtagaaaaaatgtgcagaatgttttcctccctgctcaCCTTTGGCCCTGTGTGCAGCTACTGGCTGTGGGCACTGCTCAGTGTTCACGTATCTGATAGTTTAGTTTTCCCTTAAATCACCAGCAGTCTTAGCATCTTGCTTTTTAAGTGTTTCATTACTGGGAAAAGACCTCAGCACATGGGATTCGCTGCTCTTTCCACTGTATTTCTGCCATTTctagataattttaaaaggacaagTCTTAGAAGtgcaaggagaagaaaagtgcTCCTTATACCTCCAGCCAACATTTAACAAACTGTATCTCATTCTTATGGATTATCTTTCCTGAAATACACAGGCACCCAGGGCAGATGAAGAGAACAGGTATGGCCTAGCATTTATCCTcaactgtatttttcagcagaacaaaCTTCCTCCTGCTGCTACAATATACACCAAAATGAGTGCAAGGCATAcagaacattttcagttcttAGATCGGTGTCAGCTTGACTAGACATTCATTGTCTATATATAATAGACAAACCAATAAAAGCATCAAATGTAAAAGATGCCAGCCGGGTCCTTTAGATAGAGCCACATGCTGGGGTACCACTCATTTCATCAAGCCCAAAGAGGCCGTATCTATTCCAACCGCATCTCTTTTAATCTCAGAAGTACAAATCACATTAGCAGCAGTGTTCAGTCTTTTCCAGAGTGCAGTTTTGACCCTGAGTTTACAGTAGTAAAGAATTTAAATGGAAGAGTCTAGCAGATTCCTTTGCATATTGGCTGCATTAAACATTTACAATGGAACTAtaaaaacactagaaaaaaatcatattcctTGTTCAAgttctgcagaagaaaggagTGAAATAGCCCTTCTGTGCTTTGCATAGAGAAGCAGAGTGAGCATGGCAAGAAGCAAGTCTCCCCACCAAGACAAATACATCTTGGACCTGGCCTCATTAGATTCTGGAACAAAACAAGAGGAACTGGCAAACAAGCACAATTAGTAATTATTAGAGACTGGACAGCAGAGGCAGTTACGGAAAGATCAAAGCTATGGCCAACGTTTGGGAATCTTCAAGAGGCTCAAGCCAAGCTAGCCTGGACGCGTCTTTACAGATCAGTGCAAAAGTGACACCTAAAACTAAAAGCATTtattccccttcccacccctcaCATTCAGCTTCCTTCACAAGAATGTAACTGGCACATAAATTCCCTGACAGCTCAGGGAAACTAGACCCAGAAACATGTTGGGAACAAACTGGGAACCTTCAACAGTTCTCCGAGCTGACACCTGCTGTAATCCCACTGTCATATCACAACCACAACAGCTACCTGCCCAGATATTCCCAGTGCTCAACCTTCAGAACT
It encodes:
- the SSNA1 gene encoding microtubule nucleation factor SSNA1 isoform X1 produces the protein MGEQGAALQGYNAALLEGLAELRARREELNGRIREEEAERGRLQARLGALSQRLARTNESLAGHLAARSDLDRSIAETEAAYGKPMSRRTPSPSTAFFHGHRRQNPNFYWRLGLRDTCLHLFSDHLMISTSSQECKNDLWDYNPAITFCYSCPPC
- the SSNA1 gene encoding microtubule nucleation factor SSNA1 isoform X2, yielding MGEQGAALQGYNAALLEGLAELRARREELNGRIREEEAERGRLQARLGALSQRLARTNESLAGHLAARSDLDRSIAETEAAYGKILESSQTLLDVLKGEIGSASKASEPKSTSKQKEKRTSGQKHS